Proteins found in one Blastocatellia bacterium genomic segment:
- a CDS encoding branched-chain amino acid transaminase, whose protein sequence is MSFEQTEWVWMNGRVVRWQEATLHVSSHALHYGSGVFEGIRCYETANGPALFRLDAHLDRLYASANFYGLPIPYSQGEIAEAICEVIDRNGFTGCYVRPIVYYGSSSLGVHPRDCPIETAILVWPWAAYLGDEGLENGVRVKVSPITKFHSRMMPTTAKACGGYINSMLAVREAMAAGYDEALLLDERGNVAEGSGENLFIVRQGGLLTNDEQSSILLGVTRDAVMRIADDLGYRVEVGVITLDDLYGADEAFFTGTAAEVTPIRELNETPIGAGRRGPVTEAIQRRFFDAVLGRDPRYGDWLHTVGSPASLAV, encoded by the coding sequence ATGTCGTTTGAGCAAACCGAGTGGGTGTGGATGAATGGGCGCGTGGTGCGCTGGCAGGAGGCGACGCTGCACGTTTCGTCGCACGCGCTGCATTACGGCAGCGGCGTCTTTGAAGGGATTCGCTGTTATGAAACCGCCAATGGCCCGGCGCTCTTTCGCCTCGACGCGCATCTCGACCGCCTCTACGCTTCGGCGAATTTCTACGGCCTGCCGATTCCGTATTCGCAGGGCGAGATCGCTGAAGCCATCTGCGAAGTGATTGACCGCAACGGCTTCACCGGCTGTTACGTGCGGCCCATCGTTTACTACGGCAGCTCAAGCCTCGGCGTCCATCCGCGTGACTGTCCCATCGAAACGGCGATCCTCGTCTGGCCGTGGGCGGCTTACCTGGGCGATGAAGGGTTGGAAAACGGCGTGCGCGTCAAGGTGTCGCCGATCACCAAATTCCATTCGCGCATGATGCCGACGACGGCCAAGGCGTGCGGCGGCTACATCAACTCGATGCTGGCGGTGCGCGAGGCGATGGCCGCCGGGTACGACGAAGCTTTGCTGCTGGACGAGCGCGGCAACGTCGCCGAAGGCTCAGGCGAAAACCTCTTCATCGTGCGCCAGGGCGGCTTGTTGACCAACGATGAGCAGTCCTCTATTCTGCTCGGTGTCACGCGCGACGCGGTGATGCGGATTGCTGACGATCTCGGCTACCGGGTCGAGGTCGGGGTAATCACGCTCGACGATCTCTATGGGGCGGATGAAGCGTTCTTCACCGGCACGGCGGCAGAGGTGACGCCGATCCGCGAGCTGAACGAGACGCCGATTGGCGCGGGCCGGCGCGGGCCGGTGACGGAAGCGATCCAGCGGCGGTTTTTTGATGCCGTGCTGGGCCGCGACCCGCGCTACGGCGACTGGCTCCATACGGTCGGCAGCCCCGCGTCACTGGCCGTCTGA
- a CDS encoding aminotransferase class I/II-fold pyridoxal phosphate-dependent enzyme, translating to MSDRFLLSSKLPPYVFNITNELKAAARARGEDVVDLGMGNPDLPTPKPIVRKLVEAARNPRNHRYSVSRGIPHLREAIAARYLRKWGVQLDPGTEVVQTIGAKEGLAHLVMTVLAPGETAVVPVPAYPIHTHSVIIANGKLIKLAADNPADLLDRLASAIKTERPKVVTLSFPNNPTTMCVDLSFFEEVVRLAREHGTLIIHDFAYADLVFDGYTAPSILQVEGAKDVAVELFSLSKSYSMAGWRMGFVVGNAEVVAALTRVKSYLDYGTFQPIQIAAIIALNECEAYVGQIAETYRKRRDVLIDTFARAGWEIEKPRGTMFVWARIPERYRAMGSLEFAKHVLARARVGVSPGIGFGEAGDGHVRFALIENEQRIRQAARGLKQMFRED from the coding sequence GTGAGCGACCGTTTTTTACTGAGCAGCAAGCTCCCGCCTTATGTGTTCAACATCACCAACGAATTGAAGGCGGCGGCCAGAGCCAGGGGCGAAGATGTCGTTGACCTCGGCATGGGTAATCCCGATTTGCCGACGCCGAAGCCGATTGTCCGAAAACTCGTCGAGGCGGCGCGCAACCCGCGCAATCACCGCTACTCGGTATCGCGTGGCATCCCGCACTTGCGCGAAGCCATCGCCGCCCGCTACCTGCGCAAGTGGGGCGTGCAGCTCGACCCCGGCACAGAGGTCGTGCAGACCATCGGCGCGAAAGAGGGCCTCGCGCATCTGGTGATGACGGTGCTGGCGCCGGGCGAAACCGCCGTCGTGCCGGTGCCGGCTTACCCGATTCATACGCACTCGGTGATCATCGCCAACGGCAAGCTGATCAAGCTCGCGGCAGATAACCCTGCCGACCTGCTCGACCGGCTGGCGTCGGCCATCAAAACCGAGCGCCCAAAAGTCGTCACGCTGTCGTTTCCCAATAACCCGACGACGATGTGCGTTGACCTGAGCTTCTTTGAAGAGGTCGTCCGGCTGGCGCGCGAGCATGGGACGCTGATCATTCACGACTTTGCCTATGCTGATCTGGTCTTTGATGGCTACACCGCGCCGAGCATCCTTCAGGTCGAGGGCGCGAAAGATGTCGCCGTCGAGCTCTTCTCGCTGTCGAAGAGCTACAGCATGGCGGGCTGGCGCATGGGATTTGTCGTCGGCAACGCCGAGGTGGTGGCCGCGCTCACGCGGGTCAAAAGTTATCTGGATTACGGAACCTTTCAGCCCATTCAGATCGCCGCCATCATCGCGCTGAACGAGTGCGAAGCCTATGTCGGGCAGATCGCCGAGACCTATCGCAAGCGGCGCGATGTGCTGATTGACACCTTTGCGCGCGCCGGCTGGGAGATCGAAAAGCCAAGAGGAACGATGTTCGTCTGGGCGCGCATCCCCGAACGTTATCGGGCGATGGGGTCGCTCGAATTCGCCAAGCACGTTCTGGCGCGCGCCCGTGTCGGGGTTTCGCCCGGCATCGGGTTTGGCGAGGCCGGCGACGGCCACGTGCGCTTCGCGCTGATTGAAAACGAGCAGCGCATCCGCCAGGCGGCGCGCGGCCTGAAGCAGATGTTTCGCGAGGATTGA
- the cimA gene encoding citramalate synthase, with protein sequence MRVRIYDTTLRDGTQGEGVAFSVEDKLAVARKLGELGVDYIEGGWPGSNVKDAEFFERARALDLRRARLAAFGSTCHPKHRPEDDPNLCALIAAETPVVTIFGKTWDLHVTRALGISLDENIELIAASVAYLKSKGREVIYDAEHFFDGYKANPHYAMQTLLAAERGGADLIVLCDTNGGTLTSQLVQAITAAKRAIAIPFGIHAHNDSELAVANSLAAVEQGARQVQGTINGYGERCGNANLCSVIAALELKLGHETVGSERLTGLTHVSHYVAELANLPHPNHLPFVGRSAFAHKGGIHVSAVMRDPATYEHIDPELTGNRRRVLVSDLSGKSNVLYKAAEMGIAVDANDARLRPVVQRIKELEHQGFQFEAAEASFRLLLESAVGAYREFFSLESYEVTTQRREGHGPTSRAMVRVSLDGALREGTAEGCGPVHALDCALRLALSDGFACLAEVHLVDYKVRVLDADRATAAKVRVLVRTRDSDEAWSTVGVSENILEASWQALADSINYKLNKERQGAACDAETRRRGDAATESSIAPVAASPRPGVVASPSSPEVHHVV encoded by the coding sequence ATGAGGGTAAGAATCTACGACACGACATTGCGCGATGGGACGCAGGGCGAAGGCGTCGCCTTTTCGGTTGAAGACAAGCTGGCCGTGGCGCGCAAGCTCGGCGAGCTTGGCGTTGATTACATTGAGGGCGGCTGGCCCGGCTCGAACGTCAAAGACGCCGAGTTCTTCGAGCGCGCCCGCGCGCTCGACCTGCGCCGCGCCCGGCTCGCCGCTTTCGGCAGCACCTGCCACCCGAAGCACCGCCCGGAAGACGACCCAAACCTCTGCGCCTTGATCGCGGCAGAAACGCCTGTCGTCACCATCTTCGGCAAGACATGGGACCTGCACGTCACACGGGCGCTCGGCATCTCGCTCGACGAAAACATCGAGCTGATTGCCGCCTCGGTCGCTTACCTGAAATCCAAAGGGCGCGAAGTCATCTACGACGCCGAGCATTTCTTCGACGGCTATAAAGCGAACCCGCATTACGCCATGCAAACGCTGCTTGCGGCAGAGCGCGGCGGCGCCGACCTGATTGTCTTGTGCGATACCAATGGCGGCACGTTGACCAGCCAATTGGTGCAGGCCATCACCGCGGCCAAGCGCGCCATCGCCATCCCGTTTGGCATTCACGCGCATAACGATTCGGAGCTGGCCGTAGCCAATTCGCTGGCGGCGGTCGAGCAGGGCGCGCGCCAGGTGCAGGGCACGATCAACGGCTACGGCGAGCGCTGCGGCAATGCGAATCTTTGCTCGGTGATTGCGGCGCTCGAATTGAAGCTCGGCCACGAGACGGTCGGCAGTGAGCGGCTGACCGGTCTGACGCACGTTTCGCATTATGTCGCAGAGCTGGCGAACCTGCCGCACCCGAATCACCTGCCGTTCGTGGGCCGCAGCGCCTTTGCTCACAAAGGCGGCATCCACGTCAGCGCCGTGATGCGTGATCCGGCGACTTACGAGCACATCGATCCTGAGCTGACGGGCAACCGCCGCCGCGTGCTGGTCTCTGACCTGTCGGGCAAGAGTAATGTGCTTTACAAAGCCGCCGAGATGGGCATCGCGGTTGACGCGAATGACGCGCGGCTGCGGCCCGTCGTCCAGCGCATCAAGGAGCTGGAGCATCAGGGCTTTCAATTTGAGGCTGCCGAAGCGTCGTTCCGTTTGCTGCTGGAAAGCGCGGTCGGCGCTTATCGCGAGTTCTTCTCGCTCGAAAGCTACGAGGTGACGACGCAGCGCCGCGAAGGCCACGGGCCGACGTCACGCGCGATGGTGCGAGTCAGCCTCGATGGCGCATTGCGCGAAGGGACGGCGGAAGGCTGCGGCCCTGTGCATGCGCTCGACTGTGCCTTGCGCCTCGCCTTAAGCGATGGCTTCGCGTGCCTCGCCGAAGTCCACCTGGTTGATTATAAGGTGCGCGTGCTGGACGCTGATCGCGCGACGGCGGCCAAAGTCCGCGTGCTGGTGCGGACGCGCGACAGCGACGAAGCGTGGAGCACGGTCGGCGTTTCCGAGAACATTCTCGAAGCGAGCTGGCAGGCGCTCGCCGATTCGATCAACTACAAGCTGAACAAGGAAAGGCAAGGGGCGGCGTGCGACGCGGAGACGCGGCGAAGGGGAGACGCGGCGACGGAGAGTTCGATTGCGCCGGTCGCCGCGTCGCCGCGTCCCGGTGTCGTCGCGTCGCCATCGTCACCGGAGGTGCATCATGTCGTTTGA